A stretch of the Enterobacter mori genome encodes the following:
- a CDS encoding FliC/FljB family flagellin, producing MAQVINTNSLSLITQNNINKNQSALSSSIERLSSGLRINSAKDDAAGQAIANRFTSNIKGLTQAARNANDGISLAQTTEGALSEINNNLQRVRELTVQATTGTNSDSDLTSIQDEIKSRLSEIDRVSGQTQFNGVNVLAKNGSMAIQVGANDGQTISIDLQQIDSSTLGLNGFSVSNNALKLSDSITQVGASGALKDVDLSAVATTLGVDAKSLTLHNVQTPAGASTATYVVSSGSDNYAVSVDDATGSVKVNTADITYTDANGGTGTLTGVAVKVGADAAGAAAGYAEVQGKNYSLTGAAIADGGAGGTLNNAQTVTLNAAGEFKGVSTADPLALLDKAIASVDKFRSSLGAVQNRLSSAVTNLNNTTTNLSEAQSRIQDADYATEVSNMSKAQIIQQAGNSVLSKANQVPQQVLSLLQG from the coding sequence ATGGCACAAGTCATTAATACCAACAGCCTCTCGCTGATCACTCAGAACAACATCAACAAGAACCAGTCTGCTCTGTCTTCTTCTATTGAGCGTCTGTCTTCCGGTCTGCGTATCAACAGCGCTAAAGATGATGCTGCGGGCCAGGCTATCGCTAACCGCTTCACGTCTAACATCAAAGGTCTGACTCAGGCTGCACGTAACGCTAACGACGGTATCTCTCTGGCACAGACCACTGAAGGCGCGCTGTCTGAAATCAACAACAACCTGCAGCGTGTTCGTGAACTGACCGTTCAGGCGACTACCGGTACTAACTCTGATTCTGACCTGACGTCAATCCAGGACGAAATCAAATCCCGTCTGTCTGAAATCGACCGCGTATCTGGTCAGACTCAGTTCAACGGCGTGAACGTACTGGCTAAAAACGGTTCTATGGCGATTCAGGTTGGTGCAAACGACGGCCAGACTATCTCCATCGACCTGCAGCAGATCGACTCTTCTACTCTGGGTCTGAACGGCTTCTCCGTTTCTAACAACGCACTGAAACTGAGCGATTCTATCACTCAGGTTGGCGCGAGCGGTGCTCTGAAAGATGTTGACCTGAGCGCAGTTGCTACTACTCTGGGCGTGGACGCGAAGAGCCTGACTCTGCACAACGTGCAGACTCCAGCTGGCGCATCTACTGCGACCTACGTGGTTTCTTCTGGTTCTGACAACTACGCTGTGTCTGTTGACGATGCAACTGGCAGCGTGAAAGTGAACACCGCTGACATCACCTATACCGATGCTAACGGTGGTACCGGTACTCTGACTGGTGTTGCAGTTAAAGTTGGCGCAGACGCTGCTGGCGCTGCTGCAGGTTACGCTGAAGTTCAGGGTAAAAACTACTCCCTGACTGGCGCTGCTATCGCTGATGGCGGTGCGGGCGGTACTCTGAACAACGCACAGACTGTTACCCTGAACGCAGCGGGCGAGTTCAAAGGCGTGTCAACTGCAGATCCACTGGCTCTGCTGGACAAAGCTATCGCGTCTGTTGATAAATTCCGTTCTTCACTGGGTGCGGTACAGAACCGTCTGAGCTCTGCTGTAACCAACCTGAACAACACCACCACCAACCTGTCTGAAGCGCAGTCCCGTATTCAGGACGCCGACTATGCGACCGAAGTGTCAAATATGTCTAAAGCGCAGATCATCCAGCAGGCCGGTAACTCCGTGCTGTCCAAAGCTAACCAGGTTCCTCAGCAGGTTCTGTCTCTGCTGCAGGGCTAA